From the Candida dubliniensis CD36 chromosome 2, complete sequence genome, the window TTTCAAATGTGATATCCACCTTTTTGATCTCTGACATCTCTTTTTGCACATCATGTGCTAGATTCCTAATAGTTGCTTCAGCAACATTATCACTTATCAAATAAGCACATAAATCTTCTAACCATATTTTATCATAAACATAGTAAATGTCATGGAAACGAAACAACTCCTTCAAGTCTAATAATGCTTTGAGCACAAGTCGTTTCCCCCCTCGCAAATTATAATACACATCCTCCCATACTTTAGTAATCAAGTCATAATTTCTGTGGTAGGGATAAGTTAATGCACGTCTTGTGCATGTTATTAGGGCTGCTCTTAAAACATTATAGTTGTTTTCAACTACAATTTTGGAGtcaagaaatgaaaattgaGGAACTATTTTACCAATTGTCCAAGCACTTTCAATATTATGATCACCTTCATTTTCCCTTAGATCAAAATGATAAgcaaacaataaacaaattatgGTAAGCAAAACCTCTGGCTTATAACTATCATCTATCAAATATGATTTCCTTGGTAAATTCATCATTCTCTCTTGCTCttcttttgaaaattcGACAGGCATAATTGATGCTCTTTCAGCCTCGGGTAATTGTTTATCTGATTTATACCATTTAAGAAATTTGTGAATTAATGGATTTttccaatcaattaattcctTAAAATTcttattttcatcatccTGTTCTGGATGGACTTTCATTATGTAATCAGCAGCATACATTTCAGGATCGAATTTTATGTTCTCCTTGATTAACCTTTCAATTATACGTGCACTTTCTGGTGTATTTTCTGGGTCAGCTAATTCGTTGATATCATTGCCGTTGGCAACTGATACACCAACAATATCGTTATATTGGTTATTAAATCCATACTTTATCGGCTTCAAATTAACATCAGAATCTTCGGTTGAAAGTGCTAATTCAGGGTTGGTTGGAACATCTTGCTTTACCTCCCAATTAAATTGTTCACCTTCTGCTAAATCCCTTTCTGCTTGGGTGCTTGGGTTTGTGTTGTCAACATCTAATTCCTCAATCATTGGctttgatgaattaactTGTCCAATATTACCCACTTTTGACTCATTGGTTCTGGCTAACAATTTTGCTGTCAAGTCTAGGTCAGGAAAGAATTGCCCTTTAGTTTCCTTTggaatttttatttttacaCATTCAGTTTTAGAATCATATTCTGCGTGTGATCtatcatcttcaatacAAGGATATGGGAACCTCAAACGTAAATAGTATGGAGGTAAGGAAAATACGAACAATTCATTTTCCACCGtcatttcaatatttggtGCACTGAACCTAATGTGTGATATTTTCAcatcaatataaataaattcatcatcCTGTGATATTGTGAAAAATGGGGTAATCATTATAGTTGAATGAATAACGGGTCAATAGTAGTCGGATATGAATGTTATTAACTAGAATTCAATGAATCACAAATTATGCGATGACATtctagaaaaaaaaaaaataagaatgAAATCCACACATAcgtgaaaaaaaaaaaaaaaaaaaaaaactgaagTCATTACCTGAAGTTGTACTACAATAGGAGacaatattaatataaatcatGAGTCCAGTAGAGAAACCTGTGGAGGTCGAAAAGCCAAAAATGCCTAAAAGAAGGTTTGTTGGAAAGAAACCTCAAAACGTTACTATAAAAGAGGGCGAACAACCATTAGCTAAAATTGTCAATCCAACAAGACATATCGGTAGAGTAATGAATCAAATCCCAGAAGATATTTTGAATGATAAGGAATTAAATGAAGCCATCAAACTATTACCGTCAAActataattttgaaattcataaaacaatttggaATGTCAGAAAAAGGAATTGTAAAAGAGTAGCATTACAAATGCCTGAAGggttattgatttattctTTGATTATTTCTGATATATTGGAACAATTTTGTCAAGTTGAAACAATAGTCATGGGTGATGTGTCATATGGAGCCTGTTGTATAGATGATTATACTGCTAGATCTTTGGATTGTGATTTCATCGTACATTATGCCCATTCCTGTTTAGTCCCCATTGATATCATGTCCATTAAAGTATTGTATGTATTTGTCActattaatattgatgagactcatttgataaacactattaaattgaattttgaaaGAGGGTCACAAATAGCTATATTTGGAACTATTCAATTCAACCCTACCATTCACAGTGTTAAGGCAAAATTGGAGAATGATGCTGATAAACCAATGTACTTAATTCCGCCACAAACAAGACCGTTATCTAAAGGAGAAGTCTTGGGTTGTACATCAGCCAGGCTAGACAAAGAGCATATCAAAGCAATGATTTATATAGGCGATGGGAGATTTCATTTAGAAAGTTCTATGATTCATAATCCGGAGATACCAGCATATCGATATGATCCTTATTCAAGAAAGTTTACTCAAGAATACTATGATCATAAACAAATGATAGATGTTAGAAAAGATGCTATTTCCACAACAAAATATGCCAAGAAAGTAGGGCTAATACTAGGTGCTTTGGGAAGACAAGGAAACCCTATAACATTAGACAAATTGGAAAAGGCATTATCTGAAAAGGGCATACAAGTGGTGAAAATCATTTTAAGTGAAATATTGCCTCAGAAGTTGGCTATGTTTGATGATGTGGACGCCTTTGTTCAAGTTGCTTGTCCCAGGTTATCGATCGATTGGGGCTATGCCTTTAACAAACCTTTATTGACTCCTTATGAAGCAATGGTAATGTTAGAGAAAGATACAATGGGTGATGAGAAAGTTTATCCTATGGATTATTATTCTAAAGATGGGTATGGAAGAGGTTCAATACCTGATCACTCCCATTTGACTacataattgatatttcttTCGAATATACATCTTCAATACCAACTAAAGTTGCAATCTCCATGTCAGACCATGTAAAGGAAAAATCCAAATATTCTTTGttgatcaaattcaatttgtgGTAGAACTTAACAAATTGCATAAACGAATTATctataatttgattaacGATAATTGgtgaatttaattttaaaagagATTGTTGCATTTCAATCATAGCACTAGGGAAAAATTCTTGCActttttcatcaacttcGACAAAATTATCTCTCACGTACAActtgttttctttaatcGGTTCATAAATAGACacttcaaaaaaatcatcagAAAATGGGCATATCATGTTAATAATGTTAAAGTAATCATAAAGACCACACTGGACCAACATATTATTGAGTTCTAACTGGGTGATTTCTTCCGTCAACTTGTCTATCATCTCATTTATCTCTAATACTTTTTCTGAGAGTAGTGAAACTGGTATAGTTTTTgacaatatcaaatcaaggaaatttgatttaataatcaaaacaTCTTTCTTTTCAGAAAATACTTTGTTATGATCAACATGTTCGTTAAATACTTGAATTGGTTCATTGATAATCAACTTCAAAAAGTTTCCGTTTTCTTCAGGGGACAAGTTTAGTATTGTTTCGGTTGTTATCTGATCAACAATAGGTAATATGTCAGAATAAAACTCAATAATCCATTCTGGTGGTTGTAAatctaaattcaaatccaatttggtcagattcttgtttttgataGTTGCCAATCTATTTGATATAATCATAAATATACGATCTTGACACACTTTTACCAATTGTTTGACAGTTTCAACAATGTTACCTGCTTTTCCCA encodes:
- a CDS encoding protein SHQ1 homologue, putative (Similar to S. cerevisiae SHQ1), with translation MITPFFTISQDDEFIYIDVKISHIRFSAPNIEMTVENELFVFSLPPYYLRLRFPYPCIEDDRSHAEYDSKTECVKIKIPKETKGQFFPDLDLTAKLLARTNESKVGNIGQVNSSKPMIEELDVDNTNPSTQAERDLAEGEQFNWEVKQDVPTNPELALSTEDSDVNLKPIKYGFNNQYNDIVGVSVANGNDINELADPENTPESARIIERLIKENIKFDPEMYAADYIMKVHPEQDDENKNFKELIDWKNPLIHKFLKWYKSDKQLPEAERASIMPVEFSKEEQERMMNLPRKSYLIDDSYKPEVLLTIICLLFAYHFDLRENEGDHNIESAWTIGKIVPQFSFLDSKIVVENNYNVLRAALITCTRRALTYPYHRNYDLITKVWEDVYYNLRGGKRLVLKALLDLKELFRFHDIYYVYDKIWLEDLCAYLISDNVAEATIRNLAHDVQKEMSEIKKVDITFEKANLDSTETVDDNDNNEEANELIALSLPEIEIMAEEMFQDVQSQQ
- a CDS encoding diphthamide biosynthesis protein, putative (Similar to S. cerevisiae DPH1), with translation MSPVEKPVEVEKPKMPKRRFVGKKPQNVTIKEGEQPLAKIVNPTRHIGRVMNQIPEDILNDKELNEAIKLLPSNYNFEIHKTIWNVRKRNCKRVALQMPEGLLIYSLIISDILEQFCQVETIVMGDVSYGACCIDDYTARSLDCDFIVHYAHSCLVPIDIMSIKVLYVFVTINIDETHLINTIKLNFERGSQIAIFGTIQFNPTIHSVKAKLENDADKPMYLIPPQTRPLSKGEVLGCTSARLDKEHIKAMIYIGDGRFHLESSMIHNPEIPAYRYDPYSRKFTQEYYDHKQMIDVRKDAISTTKYAKKVGLILGALGRQGNPITLDKLEKALSEKGIQVVKIILSEILPQKLAMFDDVDAFVQVACPRLSIDWGYAFNKPLLTPYEAMVMLEKDTMGDEKVYPMDYYSKDGYGRGSIPDHSHLTT